Proteins encoded by one window of Perca fluviatilis chromosome 13, GENO_Pfluv_1.0, whole genome shotgun sequence:
- the LOC120571441 gene encoding tripartite motif-containing protein 16-like, with the protein MAQKGVQLDRETFSCSICLDLLKDPVTIPCGHSYCMNCIKGFWDEGDEKEMYSCPQCRQSFTPRPVLVKNTMLADLVEELKKTGLQAAPADHCYAGAEDVACDVCTGRKLKAIKSCLVCLISYCEKHLQPHYDVAQLKKHKLVEPSKKLQENVCSRHDEVMKIFCRTDLQLICYLCLMDKHKGHNTISAAEERIERQKKLEGSRQTIQQRIQDREKDVKLLQQQAEAIDRAADKAVEDSEKIFTELIRLLEKRSSDVKQQVRSQQKREESRVKELQEKLEQEITELKREDAELKRLSHTEDHSQFLHNYPSLSPLSQSASSIHIRPLYYFEDVTAAVSEVRDKLQDVLREEWTTVSLTGTEVDVLLPQPEPKTRAGFLKYSRDITLDPNTVNTRLLLSEGNRKATLMWEQQSYSSHPDRFSGLWCQVLSRESLTGRCYWEVEWRGLGVYVAVAYKNISRAGGSEECGFGRNDKSWALDCDDNSYTFWSNKVQTPVSGPESSRVGVYLDHSAGILSFYSVSETMTLLHRVQTTFTQPLYAGLGVYYRFYGWSDGASAELCKLK; encoded by the coding sequence atggcgcagaaaggagttcagctggaccgggaaaccttctcttgttccatctgtctggatctactgaaggatccggtgactattccttgtggacacagctactgcatgaactgtattaaaggCTTCTGGGATGAAGGGGATGAGAAGGAAATGTACAGCTGCCCTCAGTGCAGGCAGAGcttcacaccgaggcctgtactggtgaaaaacaccatgttggcagatttagtggaggagctgaagaagactggactccaagctgctcctgctgatcactgctatgctggagctgaagatgtggcctgtgatgtctgcaccgGGAGAAAACTCAAAGCCATCAAGTCCTGTCTGGTGTGTCTGATCTCTTATTGTGAGAAACACCTTCAGCCTCATTACGATGTAGCTCAgttaaagaaacacaagctggtggagccgtccaagaagctccaggagaacgtctgctctCGTCATGATGAGGTAATGAAGATTTTCTGCCGGACTGATCTgcagcttatctgttatctctgcttaatGGACAAACATAAAGGCCACAATACAATCTCGGCTGCAGAAGAAAGGATTGAGAGGCAGAAAAAGCTCGAGGGGAGTCGACAgaccatccagcagagaatccaggacagagagaaagatgtgaagctgcttcaacagcaggcggAGGCCATCGATCGCGCCGCcgataaagcagtggaggacagcgagaagatcttcaccgagctgatccgtctcctggagaaaagaagctctgatgtgaagcagcaggtcagatcccagcagaaaagggaagagagtcgagtcaaagagcttcaggagaagctggagcaggagatcactgagctgaagagggaagacgctgagctgaagaggctctcacacacagaggatcacagcCAGTTCctacacaactacccctcactgtcaccactcagccaatcagcatccagcatccatatccGTCCTCTGTACTACTTTGAGGACGTGACAGCGGccgtgtcagaagtcagagataaactacaggacgtCCTGAGAGAGGAGTGGACAACTgtctcactgacagggactgaagtggacgttttactgccacaaccagagcccaagaccagagctggattcttaaaatattcacgtgacatcacactggatccaaacacagtaaacacacggctgttattatctgaggggaacaggaaagcaacattaatgtgggaacaacagtcttattctagtcacccagacagattcagTGGGTTGTGGTgtcaggtcctgagtagagagagtctgactggacgttgttactgggaggtggagtggAGAGGTTTAGGAGTTTAtgtagcagtcgcatacaagaatatcagcagagcaggggggTCGGAGGAATGTGGATTTGGACGaaatgacaaatcttgggcGTTAGATTGTGACGACAACAGTTATACATTTTGGTCCAACAAAGTCCAAACTCCCGTCTCAGGTcctgagtcctccagagtaggagtgtacctggatcacagtgcaggtattctgtccttctacagcgtctctgaaaccatgactctcctccacagagtccagaccacattcactcagcccctCTATGCTGGACTAGGGGTTTATTATAGGTTTTATGGTTGGTCTGATGGAgcctctgctgagttgtgtaaactgaaatag